A genomic segment from bacterium encodes:
- a CDS encoding glycosyl transferase, producing MVFRGLIRNKEIKINEIEIISNREWPLYTILLPIYKEKEIFNQLYMAMENIDYPKDKLDIILLIEEDDLEIKEYLKNYKMPSHWRIIEVPDFKPKTKGKALNFGLK from the coding sequence TTGGTCTTTAGAGGGCTTATTAGAAATAAGGAAATAAAAATAAATGAAATTGAAATTATTTCAAATAGAGAATGGCCTCTTTATACTATTCTATTACCAATATATAAAGAAAAGGAAATTTTTAATCAACTGTATATGGCAATGGAAAATATAGATTATCCAAAAGATAAACTTGATATAATACTTCTGATTGAAGAGGATGACCTTGAAATAAAAGAATATTTAAAAAATTATAAAATGCCTTCTCACTGGAGAATAATTGAAGTTCCTGATTTTAAACCCAAAACAAAAGGAAAAGCACTGAATTTTGGTTTAAAAA
- a CDS encoding DUF5060 domain-containing protein — protein MKKFLLIFFILSSFIFSQYSSTGSVKKEDIFFDFEEDIQIWKITPIKNNCIKDITFSDEKSLSGKRSLVFKIDDSGEGSAEKEFFKDLSIYKNIIFNIYIPASAPEDIKICFFLQDNEWLWYQTPLFILKKEQWNKITINVEPGSTFWENVGHPQPWSEKTICNIRKIGIKIFLNTKFTGSIYIDEIKGSFKVFPEISISKKKLLQFEKFEISFFLPQKYSNPFDPEEISIDGVFIDPENNTFVVPGFYYQEYERSLENGEEVLTPVGYLYWKIRFTPEKPGRYKFYVKIREYDKEVTTDINYFIVEPCDTKNKFVKVSNIDNRFFSYKSGEFFYPIGFNIRSPTDERYAQLMGKRVDSDSGTFYYENIFKKMKENGINFTEVWMASWFAALEWKENRPGYRGVSYYNLRNAWKMDKVIEFAELNDIYVQLVIINHGQLSTWCDQEWQDNPYNIKNGGFLKSPNEFFTDERAKKFTKNKLRYIVARWGYSPYIFSWEIINEINLIGAFHNFYLRDEITEWYKEMKEYLKEIDPFQHMVTAHYTILVNNKILSDIIDYTITNGYYNFSQTNLPTFFRSIYNFNSIFKKPTFISEYGGTPMGSSFENLKRDIIMGLWFSFHLPFAGTPLLWWHRFIDEFNLYYIYKIFSEYTKGVDRLKFPLESENVIIDGAGKNQIFTVATGNRFFSSVFLYDYSVIRNVERRDFPEYNNMICFLKDKRTGKFKVEFYDPEKGKIDEKEILSDEKGNLKVEIPPFKKWIALKVNFYGE, from the coding sequence ATGAAAAAATTTTTATTAATTTTTTTTATTTTATCAAGTTTTATATTTTCTCAGTACTCTTCAACAGGCTCTGTTAAAAAAGAAGATATATTTTTTGATTTTGAGGAAGATATTCAAATCTGGAAAATTACTCCAATAAAAAATAACTGTATAAAGGACATAACTTTTTCAGATGAGAAATCTTTAAGTGGGAAACGGTCTTTAGTTTTTAAAATTGATGATTCTGGTGAAGGTTCTGCTGAAAAAGAGTTTTTTAAAGACCTTTCAATATATAAAAACATAATTTTTAATATTTACATTCCTGCCAGTGCACCTGAGGATATAAAAATATGTTTTTTCTTACAGGATAATGAATGGTTATGGTATCAAACACCTCTTTTTATTTTAAAAAAGGAACAGTGGAATAAGATAACTATTAATGTTGAACCTGGAAGTACTTTCTGGGAAAATGTAGGACATCCTCAACCCTGGTCAGAGAAAACAATATGTAATATAAGAAAAATTGGTATAAAGATATTTTTGAATACTAAATTTACAGGTTCAATTTACATTGATGAGATAAAAGGAAGTTTTAAAGTATTCCCTGAGATTTCTATAAGTAAAAAAAAACTCTTACAATTTGAAAAATTTGAAATTTCTTTTTTTCTACCGCAGAAATATTCCAATCCTTTTGACCCAGAGGAAATAAGTATTGATGGTGTTTTTATAGACCCTGAAAATAATACTTTTGTTGTTCCTGGGTTTTATTATCAGGAATATGAGAGGTCTTTAGAAAATGGAGAAGAAGTTTTAACTCCTGTTGGATATCTTTACTGGAAGATAAGATTTACTCCTGAAAAACCAGGAAGATACAAGTTTTATGTTAAGATTAGAGAATATGATAAAGAAGTAACAACTGATATTAATTATTTTATAGTTGAACCCTGTGATACAAAAAACAAATTTGTAAAGGTAAGCAATATAGATAATAGATTTTTTTCATATAAAAGCGGTGAATTTTTTTATCCGATTGGTTTTAATATTCGTTCTCCAACAGATGAGAGATATGCACAGTTAATGGGAAAGAGAGTAGATTCTGATAGTGGAACATTTTATTATGAGAATATTTTTAAAAAGATGAAAGAAAATGGAATTAATTTCACAGAGGTCTGGATGGCTTCATGGTTTGCTGCACTTGAATGGAAAGAAAATAGGCCCGGATATAGAGGAGTTAGTTATTATAATTTAAGAAATGCGTGGAAAATGGATAAAGTTATTGAATTTGCAGAACTTAACGATATTTATGTCCAACTTGTAATTATAAATCATGGGCAGTTAAGTACATGGTGTGACCAGGAATGGCAGGATAATCCTTATAATATAAAAAATGGTGGATTTTTAAAAAGTCCGAATGAATTTTTCACTGATGAAAGGGCAAAAAAATTTACAAAAAATAAATTAAGATATATTGTTGCAAGATGGGGGTATTCTCCTTATATTTTTTCCTGGGAAATTATAAATGAAATAAATCTTATCGGTGCGTTTCATAATTTTTATCTTAGAGATGAAATAACAGAATGGTATAAAGAGATGAAAGAATATTTGAAAGAAATAGACCCTTTTCAACATATGGTTACCGCACATTACACAATTCTTGTAAATAATAAAATTCTGTCAGATATTATTGATTACACCATAACAAATGGATATTATAATTTTTCCCAAACAAATCTTCCAACTTTTTTTAGAAGTATATACAACTTTAATTCTATCTTTAAAAAACCGACATTTATTTCAGAGTATGGCGGAACACCTATGGGAAGCAGTTTTGAAAATTTAAAAAGAGATATAATAATGGGATTGTGGTTTTCTTTCCATTTGCCCTTTGCAGGAACTCCCCTTTTGTGGTGGCACAGGTTCATAGATGAATTTAATCTTTATTACATTTATAAAATCTTTTCAGAATACACAAAAGGTGTTGACAGGTTGAAATTTCCCCTTGAGTCAGAAAATGTTATCATTGATGGAGCGGGGAAAAACCAAATTTTTACAGTAGCAACTGGAAACAGATTTTTTTCAAGTGTTTTCCTGTATGATTATAGTGTTATAAGGAATGTTGAAAGAAGAGATTTTCCTGAATATAATAATATGATATGCTTTTTAAAAGATAAAAGAACAGGTAAATTCAAAGTAGAATTTTATGACCCTGAAAAAGGTAAAATTGATGAGAAAGAAATTTTGAGTGATGAAAAAGGAAATTTAAAAGTTGAAATACCTCCTTTTAAAAAATGGATTGCATTGAAAGTGAATTTTTATGGAGAATAA
- a CDS encoding Gfo/Idh/MocA family oxidoreductase — protein MVRVGIIGAGFMGNMHALCYSQLPDVRIAGIADIRGDKAKSLATKFKTIPYFDPEQLIKKEDITLIDICLPTFLHKEYVIKAAEAGKDVICEKPIALTVEDADEMIKTCERNKVRFAVAQVIRFWSEYKYLKDIYESGKYGKLLTISMRRVSPLPTWGWQDWLLDQEKSGGALIDLHIHDTDYLLYLVNEKPQKIYSKIAKKNGLDAHVFTIFTFKNGLIAEIEGGFDFPPSFQFEMSFTAKFEKATIDFSSNKKPTVTVYELSGKVERPSFEKIKANGVEGNIDDLGGYFYELRYFVDHIIHNKPFQVVTPEDARNSLEIVLKEKESALKGGEIEL, from the coding sequence ATGGTGAGAGTAGGTATAATAGGCGCTGGTTTTATGGGAAATATGCATGCTCTCTGTTATTCACAACTGCCCGATGTAAGAATTGCTGGAATTGCAGACATAAGAGGAGATAAAGCAAAATCACTTGCCACAAAATTTAAAACAATACCTTATTTTGACCCGGAACAACTAATAAAAAAAGAAGATATAACTTTAATTGATATATGTCTACCAACATTCTTACATAAAGAATATGTTATAAAAGCAGCAGAAGCAGGAAAAGATGTGATATGTGAAAAACCAATTGCTTTAACAGTAGAAGATGCAGATGAAATGATAAAAACTTGTGAGAGAAATAAAGTTAGATTTGCTGTTGCACAGGTTATAAGGTTTTGGTCAGAATATAAGTATTTAAAAGATATTTATGAGAGTGGGAAATATGGAAAATTATTAACAATTTCAATGAGAAGAGTTTCTCCCCTTCCTACATGGGGCTGGCAGGACTGGCTTTTAGACCAGGAGAAATCAGGTGGTGCTTTAATTGATTTACATATTCATGATACCGATTATTTACTTTATCTTGTCAATGAAAAACCACAAAAAATTTATTCTAAAATTGCTAAAAAAAATGGACTTGATGCACATGTTTTTACAATATTTACATTTAAAAATGGATTGATTGCTGAAATAGAAGGTGGTTTTGATTTTCCTCCAAGTTTTCAGTTTGAAATGAGTTTTACAGCAAAATTTGAAAAGGCAACAATTGATTTCAGTTCTAATAAAAAACCTACTGTAACTGTTTATGAATTATCTGGAAAAGTTGAAAGGCCGAGTTTTGAAAAAATAAAAGCAAATGGAGTGGAAGGAAATATAGATGACCTTGGTGGTTATTTTTATGAACTCAGATATTTTGTTGACCATATAATACATAATAAACCGTTTCAGGTTGTTACACCTGAAGATGCAAGGAATTCTCTTGAAATAGTTTTGAAAGAAAAAGAATCTGCTTTAAAAGGAGGGGAAATAGAACTGTAA